In one Gossypium hirsutum isolate 1008001.06 chromosome D09, Gossypium_hirsutum_v2.1, whole genome shotgun sequence genomic region, the following are encoded:
- the LOC107892434 gene encoding protein STRICTOSIDINE SYNTHASE-LIKE 10, with translation MKSFSFFSFFLLFFSVNIVLSYQQVNYNESMFRNYNQINITQGIRPESIAFDCKGEGPYVGVSDGRILKWEGSKFGWKEFAVPSSFRIRKICDGSTDPNLEPICGRPLGLKFHIETCHLYIADSYHGLLVVGPYAGVAEKLATSAEGVPFKFTNGLDIDTKTGMVYFTDSSTVIQRRNVDSLLRSLDQIGRLLKYNPYTKEVSVIYKGLVFPNGVALSKNNSFLLVAESTRMRILKFNLESGAKAKNMSKAFADPEVFAVLPRVPDNIKRNKDGDFWVALNSGRLESIQSDAPDPIGIKYNEEGTVLKRLDGHNGMIFNSINEVKEYNHRLYIGSVTKPYVSILNDY, from the exons ATGAAATCTTTTTCATTCTTCTCTTTTTTCCTCTTATTTTTCTCTGTTAATATCGTACTATCATATCAACAAGTGAATTACAATGAATCTATGTTTAGAAATTATAATCAAATTAATATCACTCAAGGCATCAGGCCTGAAAGTATAGCTTTTGATTGTAAAGGCGAAGGTCCTTATGTTGGAGTATCCGATGGAAGAATACTTAAATGGGAAGGATCGAAATTCGGTTGGAAAGAGTTTGCTGTCCCTTCTTCATTTAG GATAAGGAAAATATGCGACGGCTCAACAGATCCGAATCTTGAACCAATATGTGGAAGGCCATTAGGTTTAAAATTCCACATTGAAACATGTCATCTTTACATTGCCGATTCGTACCATGGTCTTTTAGTAGTAGGACCTTATGCTGGCGTGGCTGAAAAACTTGCTACTTCAGCTGAAGGAGTTCCGTTTAAATTCACAAATGGATTAGATATTGATACTAAGACCGGAATGGTCTATTTTACTGATAGTAGTACCGTCATTCAAAGAAG GAACGTTGATTCTTTGTTAAGGTCCCTCGATCAAATAGGAAGGCTGCTAAAGTACAATCCTTACACCAAAGAAGTATCTGTGATATATAAAGGTTTAGTTTTTCCTAATGGGGTCGCCTTGAGTAAGAACAATTCATTCCTTTTAGTGGCCGAATCAACTAGAAtgcgaattttgaaatttaatctcgaGAGTGGAGCAAAAGCTAAAAACATGTCAAAAGCATTTGCTGACCCAGAAGTATTTGCCGTATTACCTAGGGTGCCGGATAACATCAAGAGAAATAAAGACGGTGACTTTTGGGTGGCTTTAAATAGCGGAAGATTGGAAAGTATTCAATCGGATGCTCCAGATCCGATCGGTATCAAGTATAATGAAGAAGGCACAGTTCTGAAACGTTTAGATGGACACAATGGAATGATCTTCAACTCTATTAATGAAGTTAAAGAGTATAACCATAGATTATATATAGGTTCTGTCACTAAACCTTATGTCAGCATCCTAAATGACTATTAG
- the LOC107890505 gene encoding probable xyloglucan galactosyltransferase GT15, whose translation MKLHVLISEFCAGNPTKNIKWKNQPKRKYCSNHFCFVLFFPVVLFFMLLCFNHLFFENIKGFVYFHGKSTGSVTYFPGKLNETEDSCLGRYIYIHDLPERFNEDVIKDCQLITRSTDKYSMCKSLENSGLGPGIEALNDSDLWKNSWFSTNQFMLEVIFHNRMKKYDCLTDDSALASAVFVPYYSGLDLRRYLWRFNTSMRDLSGIDLVAWLARKPEWKRNSGMDHFLISGRIARDFRRKSNRKSDWGSNFRLLPESENITMLTIETGYSKNDVAVPYPTYFHPANDFQVHQWQEFLRKQNRPYLFSFAGARRSRQKGSIRAEIIDQCQASNKLCNFMDCSLFNQCDDPLNLMSLFRSSVFCLQPPGDSLTRRSTFDSILSGCIPVFFHPGSAYTQYVWHLPKDHNRYSVFISSKDLRVGKVTINQTLLQVSKDEQLAMREEVIKLIPGIVYGDPRSRLETIDDAFDLAINGILKRIKVLTKN comes from the coding sequence ATGAAACTCCATGTATTGATATCAGAGTTTTGTGCAGGAAATCCCACCAAGAATATCAAATGGAAGAATCAACCGAAAAGAAAGTATTGCAGCAATCACTTCTGTTTTGTTCTATTTTTCCCCGTTGTTTTGTTCTTCATGTTACTCTGTTTTAATCATCTCTTCTTTGAGAACATTAAAGGGTTCGTTTATTTTCACGGAAAATCAACTGGTTCTGTAACTTATTTTCCTGGAAAGTTGAACGAAACCGAAGATTCATGCTTGGGTCGATACATTTATATCCATGATCTTCCCGAGAGATTCAATGAAGATGTGATCAAAGATTGTCAGTTGATTACAAGATCAACTGATAAATACAGTATGTGCAAATCTTTGGAAAATTCGGGTTTAGGCCCCGGGATTGAAGCTTTAAATGATTCGGATTTATGGAAGAATAGTTGGTTTTCTACGAATCAGTTCATGTTGGAGGTTATTTTTCATAATCGAATGAAGAAATACGACTGTTTAACCGACGATTCGGCTCTTGCTTCCGCCGTTTTCGTGCCGTACTATTCTGGTTTGGATCTTCGTCGATATTTGTGGAGATTCAATACGTCGATGAGAGATTTGTCGGGGATCGATTTGGTTGCTTGGCTTGCAAGAAAGCCTGAATGGAAAAGGAATTCGGGTATGGATCATTTCTTGATTTCAGGTCGGATTGCTCGAGATTTTCGACGAAAATCGAACCGGAAATCGGACTGGGGCAGCAACTTCAGGCTTTTGCCGGAGTCGGAAAACATAACAATGTTGACAATCGAAACAGGGTACTCAAAAAACGACGTTGCGGTACCGTATCCGACGTATTTCCATCCTGCAAATGATTTCCAAGTTCATCAATGGCAAGAATTCCTCAGAAAACAAAACAGACCTTACTTATTCTCGTTCGCAGGTGCTCGAAGATCAAGACAAAAAGGATCAATCCGTGCCGAGATTATCGACCAATGCCAAGCTTCAAACAAGTTATGCAACTTCATGGATTGTAGTTTGTTCAATCAATGCGACGATCCACTTAACTTAATGAGCCTATTTCGAAGTTCAGTCTTCTGTTTGCAACCTCCGGGTGATTCGTTAACCCGAAGATCAACATTCGATTCGATATTATCGGGTTGTATCCCAGTTTTCTTCCATCCAGGGAGTGCTTATACACAATATGTATGGCATTTACCAAAGGATCACAACAGATATTCAGTGTTCATTTCATCAAAGGATTTACGAGTTGGAAAAGTTACAATCAACCAAACATTGCTTCAAGTTTCGAAGGATGAACAATTGGCAATGAGAGAAGAAGTTATAAAATTGATTCCAGGGATCGTTTATGGTGATCCTAGGTCTAGGTTAGAGACCATAGATGATGCATTTGATTTAGCAATCAATGGAATTCTGAAAAGAATAAAAGTTTTAACAAAAAATTGA
- the LOC107890506 gene encoding cytochrome P450 71AU50: MDMAGTLLAVAVALVFFFQALTWTRMAKSKRLPPGPKGLPIIGNLLMIGKNPHHDFQRLAQKYGPIMHLRFGLMPVIVVSSPEAAELFLKMHDLVFASRPPHDCSKHISYNQQNLVFSPYGPYWRNMRKMCTLELLSNHKINSFRSMRMEELHGCVQYIREVAATAGVVNLSSMVSSFSTEISCRMIIGKKYDRGDFSEKGFEVMIREAMQIAATFNLADYIPQIRALDLQGLTKRMKIIAKDFDDFFEKIIDEHVRSKDENRVKDFVDVMLGFLGSEETNEYRVERDTIKAIILDMLAGSMDTSAVAIDWTLTELIRHPQVMKKVQKELENVVGMERMVKESDLEKLEYLDMVVKESFRLHPVGPLLTPHAAREDCTVDGFHIPKNSRIFVNAWAIGRDERVWTNAERFYPERFIGSDIDLRGCNFELIPFGAGRRGCPGMQLGLTVVRLVVAQLVHCFNWKLPNDMLGSELDMSEDFGLVCPRANHLLAIPTWRLKD, translated from the exons ATGGACATGGCAGGTACACTTCTTGCAGTTGCTGTTGcacttgtttttttctttcaagCCTTGACATGGACAAGAATGGCTAAAAGCAAGAGGTTACCGCCCGGTCCGAAAGGCCTTCCAATTATCGGAAACCTTTTGATGATAGGGAAGAACCCTCACCATGATTTTCAACGATTAGCTCAGAAGTATGGTCCCATCATGCACTTACGCTTCGGCTTGATGCCGGTGATTGTCGTTTCCTCTCCCGAAGCCGCCGAGCTATTCCTCAAGATGCATGACCTTGTCTTCGCTAGCAGGCCCCCACATGATTGTTCCAAACATATTTCTTACAATCAACAGAACTTGGTGTTCTCTCCCTACGGTCCGTATTGGCGCAACATGCGTAAGATGTGCACTTTGGAATTGCTTAGTAACCACAAAATCAATTCTTTTAGATCCATGAGGATGGAAGAACTTCATGGTTGTGTTCAATATATTCGAGAGGTGGCTGCTACTGCTGGTGTTGTCAATCTTAGTTCTATGGTCTCGTCGTTTAGTACCGAGATTTCGTGTAGGATGATCATCGGAAAGAAGTATGATCGTGGAGATTTTAGTGAAAAGGGGTTTGAAGTTATGATTCGAGAGGCTATGCAGATTGCAGCTACGTTTAATTTAGCTGATTATATTCCTCAAATTAGAGCACTTGATCTCCAGGGACTAACAAAGCGTATGAAAATTATTGCCAAAGATTTTGATGACTTCTTCGAGAAGATAATCGACGAGCATGTTCGATCTAAAGATGAAAACAGAGTCAAGGACTTTGTTGATGTCATGTTGGGATTCCTGGGATCTGAAGAAACCAATGAGTACCGCGTCGAGCGAGACACGATCAAAGCAATTATCTTG GACATGCTTGCAGGTTCAATGGATACTTCAGCAGTTGCGATCGATTGGACACTGACTGAACTCATCAGACATCCACAAGTGATGAAGAAAGTCCAAAAGGAACTCGAAAACGTGGTAGGCATGGAAAGGATGGTCAAGGAATCGGACCTGGAGAAATTGGAATACTTAGACATGGTTGTAAAAGAAAGCTTTAGGCTACATCCGGTTGGACCGTTGTTGACCCCACATGCAGCCAGGGAAGATTGCACCGTGGATGGCTTTCACATACCGAAAAACTCACGCATCTTCGTAAACGCATGGGCCATAGGTCGGGATGAAAGGGTTTGGACTAATGCAGAAAGGTTTTATCCGGAGAGATTCATTGGAAGCGACATCGATCTCCGCGGATGCAACTTCGAGCTAATTCCATTCGGTGCTGGTCGCAGAGGCTGTCCCGGAATGCAATTAGGTCTCACCGTGGTTCGGCTTGTGGTGGCACAATTGGTTCATTGCTTTAATTGGAAGCTTCCGAATGATATGTTGGGAAGTGAGTTGGATATGAGTGAAGATTTTGGACTTGTTTGTCCTAGAGCCAACCATCTTCTAGCTATACCAACATGGCGCCTAAAGGATTAA
- the LOC107890507 gene encoding cytochrome P450 71AU50, which translates to MTFNLISYFLDLCCCLFYSSVFNLYAMIYITLSVFNLNHSKFRATMDMASTLLAVAVTLAFFFQALTWTRRGKNKRLPPGPKGLPIIGNLLMIGNNPHHDFQRLAQKYGPIMQLHLGLMPVIVVSSAEAAELFLKTHDLVFASRPPHEGSKLICYNQQNLVFSPYGSYWRNMRKMCTLELLSNHKINSFRSMRMEELHGCVQYIREAATAGCVVDLSSTISSFSTDISCRMIIGKKYDHDDFSEKGFKATLREGMQIGATINLADYIPQIRALDLQGLTKRMKIIAKDFDDFFEKIIDEHVRSKDENRVKDFVDVMLGFMGSEETDEYRVERDTIKAIILDMLTASMDTSAAAIDWTLAELIRHPQVMKKVQKELKNVIGMTRMVEESDLEKLKYLDMVVKESFRLHPVAPLLVPHASREDFTVNGFDIPKGTRIFVNAWAISRDERVWTDAERFYPERFIGSDIDLRGRNFELIPFGAGRRGCPGMQLGLTVVRLVVAQMVHCFDWELPNGMLGSELDMREEFGLVCPRANHLLAIPTWRLKD; encoded by the exons ATGACATTTAATCTGATTTCTTATTTTCTTGATCTTTGTTGTTGCTTGTTTTACTCGTCTGTCTTCAACCTCTATGCCATGATATATATAACCTTGTCTGTCTTCAACCTCAATCACAGCAAATTCCGAGCCACCATGGACATGGCAAGTACACTTCTTGCAGTTGCTGTGACACTTGCTTTTTTCTTTCAAGCCTTGACATGGACAAGAAGGGGTAAAAACAAGCGATTACCCCCTGGTCCGAAAGGCCTTCCTATTATCGGAAACCTTTTGATGATAGGGAACAACCCTCACCATGATTTTCAACGATTAGCTCAAAAGTATGGTCCCATCATGCAGTTACACTTAGGTTTGATGCCGGTGATCGTTGTCTCCTCCGCGGAAGCCGCCGAGCTGTTCCTCAAGACACATGACCTTGTTTTCGCTAGCAGGCCACCTCATGAAGGTTCCAAACTTATTTGTTACAATCAGCAGAATTTGGTGTTCTCCCCGTACGGTTCGTATTGGCGCAACATGCGTAAGATGTGCACCTTGGAATTGCTTAGTAACCACAAAATCAATTCTTTCAGGTCCATGAGGATGGAAGAACTTCATGGTTGTGTTCAATATATCCGAGAGGCGGCTACTGCTGGTTGTGTTGTCGATCTTAGCTCCACGATCTCGTCTTTTAGTACTGATATTTCGTGTAGGATGATCATTGGAAAGAAGTATGATCACGACGATTTTAGTGAAAAGGGGTTCAAAGCTACGCTTCGAGAGGGTATGCAAATTGGAGCTACGATTAATTTAGCTGATTATATTCCTCAAATTAGAGCACTTGATCTCCAGGGACTAACAAAGCGTATGAAAATTATTGCCAAGgattttgatgacttttttgAGAAGATAATCGACGAGCATGTTCGATCTAAAGACGAAAACAGAGTCAAGGACTTTGTTGATGTCATGTTGGGATTCATGGGATCAGAAGAAACAGACGAGTACCGTGTCGAGCGAGACACGATCAAAGCAATTATATTG GACATGCTTACAGCTTCTATGGATACTTCAGCAGCTGCGATCGATTGGACACTGGCCGAACTCATCAGACATCCACAAGTGATGAAGAAAGTCCAAAAGGAACTCAAAAATGTGATCGGCATGACGAGGATGGTCGAGGAATCAGACTTGGAGAAATTGAAGTACTTGGACATGGTTGTGAAAGAAAGCTTTAGGCTACATCCAGTAGCGCCATTGCTGGTACCGCATGCATCCAGGGAAGATTTCACGGTGAATGGCTTTGACATACCCAAGGGTACACGCATCTTCGTAAATGCATGGGCTATAAGTCGGGATGAAAGGGTTTGGACTGATGCAGAGAGGTTTTATCCGGAGAGATTCATTGGAAGTGACATCGATCTCCGCGGACGCAACTTCGAGCTAATCCCGTTTGGTGCCGGTCGCAGAGGCTGCCCCGGAATGCAGTTGGGTTTAACAGTGGTTCGGCTTGTGGTGGCTCAAAtggttcattgctttgattgggAGCTTCCAAATGGTATGTTGGGAAGTGAGTTGGATATGAGGGAGGAGTTTGGACTTGTTTGTCCTAGAGCCAACCATCTTCTAGCCATACCAACATGGCGCCTAAAGGATTGA
- the LOC107892435 gene encoding protein STRICTOSIDINE SYNTHASE-LIKE 10 translates to MMKSFSFFSFFLLFFFVNIAPSYQQVDYDESMFRNYSQINITQGTGPESIAFDCKGEGPYVGVSDGRVLKWEGLKFGWKEFAVPSSFRIRKICDGSTDPNLEPICGRPLGLKFHIETCHLYIADAYHGLLVVGPYGGVAEKLATSAEGVPFKFTNGVDIDTKTGMVYFTDSSTVIQRRNVDSLLRSLDQTGRLLKYNPYTKEVSVIYKGLVFPNGVALSKNNSFLLVAESTRMRILKFNLEGAKAKNMSKVFADPEVFAVLPRVLDNIKRNKDGDFWVALNTGRLESIQSDAPDPIGIKYNEEGTVLKRLDGHNGMIFNSISEVKEYNHRLYIGSVTKPYVGILNDY, encoded by the exons ATGATGAAATCTTTTTCATTcttctcttttttccttttatttttctttgttaatATAGCACCATCATATCAACAAGTGGATTATGATGAATCTATGTTTAGAAATTATAGTCAAATTAATATTACTCAAGGTACCGGGCCTGAAAGTATAGCTTTTGATTGTAAAGGCGAAGGTCCTTATGTTGGAGTATCCGATGGAAGAGTACTTAAATGGGAAGGACTGAAATTTGGTTGGAAAGAGTTTGCTGTTCCTTCTTCATTTAg GATAAGGAAAATATGCGACGGCTCAACAGATCCGAATCTTGAACCAATATGTGGAAGGCCATTAGGTTTAAAATTCCACATTGAAACATGTCATCTTTACATTGCCGATGCGTACCATGGTCTTTTAGTAGTAGGACCTTATGGTGGCGTGGCTGAAAAACTTGCTACTTCAGCTGAAGGAGTTCCGTTTAAATTCACAAATGGAGTAGATATTGATACTAAGACCGGAATGGTCTATTTTACTGATAGTAGTACCGTCATTCAAAGAAG GAACGTTGATTCTTTGTTAAGGTCCCTCGATCAAACAGGAAGGCTGCTAAAGTACAATCCTTACACCAAAGAAGTATCTGTGATATATAAAGGTTTAGTTTTTCCTAATGGGGTCGCCTTGAGTAAGAACAATTCATTCCTTTTAGTGGCCGAATCAACTAGAAtgcgaattttgaaatttaatctcgaGGGAGCAAAAGCTAAAAACATGTCAAAAGTATTTGCTGACCCAGAAGTATTTGCCGTATTACCTAGAGTGTTGGATAACATCAAGAGAAATAAAGACGGTGACTTTTGGGTGGCTTTAAATACCGGAAGATTGGAAAGTATTCAATCGGATGCTCCAGACCCGATCGGTATCAAGTATAACGAAGAAGGCACGGTTCTGAAACGTTTGGATGGACACAATGGAATGATCTTCAATTCTATTAGTGAAGTTAAAGAGTATAACCATAGATTATATATAGGTTCTGTCACTAAACCTTATGTCGGCATCCTAAATGACTATTAG